Below is a window of Chelmon rostratus isolate fCheRos1 chromosome 23, fCheRos1.pri, whole genome shotgun sequence DNA.
tttgtttttattctgttcaCTGTTTAGTTATGTTTTGGGGGAATGTTAGTTGCCAACATGAAGGTCTGAACGTGGTTTTAAGGCCCCACCACACTTTAGTAATACAATTCTGGTGGAGTAAAGCTAAATCCTTAATTTACTTATTTTTCTTGACCTAAAAGGTGTCACATTTGCAGCTAAATGGCAGGTctaaaaacactggaaacagcatATAAAACATCCAGCATGTCCAGCCAagtcacccacacacacaccttgctaAAACCCCCACGTTccctgaaaaaaacatttcatcaccTCACTGTCCGGTAGCTATAGCCACGGCTGCAGTGTGCAGAATACTGTCTTACATTGCTATTTAACAAAGAAGGACTAAGTGTGATCTGAAACCAAAGAGTTAAGTGCTGACTTAAAAATGGTACTTCAGATGATGCAAATAAAACATGCCTATATTTTATTTGCATCATCTGAAGTATTAGTTTATTACTAAAACTGCTGAATTTGAGGCCTTAAAGTTttatgtggagaaaaaaaaacttttcctgTAATCTAATTTACtcaacactgctgctctgctttatgAGGGAGCTACAGCATTTTATTGTGCTAGTAACCTAGTATCTGTGTCTGTAAAATAAAGAGGCGCCTGCTGTACACACACCCACTGCTGCCTACTGCAATACCCAAATATGGGTCTGATAAGGGAGAACTAGTGTTCCTGGTTCATATACACTGCAAaacttattcttattcttattttttttattttttatctctgtatgtatgttttcTTCCTAGATCAAGTGAAAGAAACTGCCAGTGCAGAGAGAAAATTCTCACTTGTTCCAAATGCAAATGTACTTATTTCAAGGATTTTCTAAAATcaagttttctttattttaattcagtgaccTGCCTTGTTCTTTATTGTTTCAAGATACACTCATTTCTAGGACATCTTAAAAGAATCATCAAACTGATTTATTAAAGAGaccaattaaaatgttttcactgcactGGCAGATGTTTTTAGGGCACACAGAAATAACTCAGCGAGATGGAAAGTTTTTGCAGTGTATCACTCACTGATCAGGCGATAATGATTGCCAGTTCTGGTCATAAAAGAGATCTCTCACCTCCATAAGAACCTGCCGACATGCTCCACATGGCCCAACAAAGCGATCTTTGATATCActacacagaggagagggagggagggaggatcAGTGAGAGTATGTGCTATATGAAACTCTTAATGTGGCATCAGTGTCATTATAGAGAGTGAGAGTGTCACCAGGTCACAGCAATGGCAGCAAACTTTCGGTGTCCTTCCACCACGGCCCTCTGGATGGCCGTCCGCTCAGCACACACTGTCAGACCGTAGGAGGCGTTCTCTACAttacagcctgaaaacacacaaatactttAGACTCTGGACTCCTTTTTAGACTCACTGTACACATTTTACACTGATTACTTCATGAGTTGTACATTTGATTCTAGATatattctgtctctttcttttcatgcacCAATTTATAATTTCTGTTTACAGAAGTGTTAACAgtaatgtatatatttatatatgtatatcaaTGTAGAAAGTGTTGTTCTACATATTAAAACTTACAGTATGCATCAGactattattgtattattacttatggatgtgtgtgtaggCAGCATCTTAATACGGtggctggttgaggtggagctattttcaattatttaatATACTTTTTGGTAATTTTCTGCATAACAATGCACATTAATTCAGACCTGTAAGACAAGATACGAACATATGGTTTTCGATAACCTGACACACTTCTGGCATTgtgtacatttcattttatacCTTATTGATAATCTTTAcccttttttatttctatttgcACTCTATAAAGTTGCGCTTTCCGACTTTGCACTGCAATTGCTGTTAACAAATTCCCTCTGTATATAAAGTAATCCCTTATTTTATCTCAAAAAAAGTCCattacaagtcctgcattcaacatCTTAAGTAAATTTACAGAAGTATACCAGCAAAATATACTTTTACATCTAAGTACTTGTAATGCACAGAATTGGCCTCTGTGAAGttaatataatttattttactgttggatTGTTGATACTGATGCATTAAcgtgtgagcagcattttatcgctgtagctggttgaggtggagctaatttttaCCACCTGATAGATTGTTGACAGTTTAATCTAAGGCAATGCAATGGAGTGACGAGTAACTATCAAATAATTAATCATTAGTAATTAATTTAATGAAGCAGAAGCataaagtagtagtagtagtagtacaaTTACCTGAAAACTGTACTAACATGCAGTACTTAAGTACATGCGTATAGTTTCTTTTGGCCACTGcatattcatttttcagaaagGCCTGATGGGTGCACTTGGAAGGAGAGAAGTCACCTGATGGGTTATTACCTGTAATTATGGCGCCATCTGCTGTTAATATGGCGGCACCAACAGGGAATTGGCTGTATGGACAGTATGCCATGTCCCGAGCCTGCAGGCACTTTGAAACGAGCTCTTTCACTGTATCTGCACACAACAGAAAGCCCCAGGAATGAACAAAACAGGGTTAGTTAGCATTTCTGATGACACACATCAAAAGTCAAGTGTGATGGGAAAGCGTTGTTGTGAGGAAAAGTGTGACACAGGGAGCTGGACTTGCCTGTCATGGCAGAAGCAGACTGTTCGTAGTTTATGGTGGGCAGCTGTGGACGACGTCACCCCCGACAGCTTTAATTGAAATAAAGTTTGGTTCAGTCTAACACGGTTGGCGACAGGAGAGAGAACAACGGGGTGCGTGTCCGCTGCACGCGCATTGTTTACCTCCACGCTATTGGCTGTGCAGTTTGGGACTGGAGCATCACGACCCGATTGGACCTGACTTTTGTCACAATTCTCTCGCGAGAAAACGGGGTTTTTGAACTAACTGCACCGATGACAAATACCGCTCCAAAGACCTCGTGAACGAACTTCCAATTGCACCATGGCAATGAAGATGTACCcatattgttttgttattattgttgcgGTGTTTTAACACAAGGCTTCATACAGTTTAAACCaacaacctttatttaaaaccGACATTCTAGCAAAAATACATATTAA
It encodes the following:
- the zgc:103586 gene encoding zgc:103586, producing MTDTVKELVSKCLQARDMAYCPYSQFPVGAAILTADGAIITGCNVENASYGLTVCAERTAIQRAVVEGHRKFAAIAVTCDIKDRFVGPCGACRQVLMEFGSDWTVYLTKPDGSYKETSLSELLPLAFSPAHLTKN